The sequence GAAATTTTTGCGGGTTTTGATAATACATTTATGATTTCCCCAATGAATGCCGTCTGGAGAGGAAGCAATCCAGATGTAATTGCCACCAAGATCAACGCTGCTAGGGCGGTGCAAAGCATAGAATAATCCGTTTATTTTTTCTTCAAAAATAGCGCAGTCTTTATTGTGCGGAGGCAAAATCATTCCGTGTTTTTGAAAGACTTTCCAATCTGTCGTGGTACGCAATCCAACTCCAACACCATTTTCTGAAACAGATGTAAAAGTCAAATAATATTTTCCTTCTAGAAATGAAACTCTACAATCTTCAATCCCGAAAGTTTCTAAAATTCCTTCGCCAACTAAATGCGGATAATTTTCTGGCTCATAAAAATGATGTCCGTCTTCACTGCACAGCAATCTAATATGCGAAAGTGTTGTTAGATGGTCAACTCCTTGAAAATTGATTACTCGCGCATCTGTGGCAATCAATTCTGGATGATCTTTTAAAATTTCAATAATTTGGATGGTGCCAGTTTCAGTTAAAATTGGAAAGGAAATAATGTTTTCAATTTGTTTTGGTCTTTCGGCCACGCGCACGGCCAGCCATATTTTATTTTGAAACAGAAATACACCCGGATTTAAAAGACAGGTGATTTCTAATCCTTCTCTGCTTGGAGGAATATCTGTAGGAGACAATAGTGGATTTTCGATAAAACGGTTGGCAATATCTTTCATGTTTTCTGAAAATAAACATTAAGATATAAAAAAAAGCTGATACATTTTTGAGTATCAGCTTTTTTATGATTTATACTTTTTTGACTTTCTTCAAAGCCTCGACGTAATTTTCGTTTACTTTTTCCCAATTTATATGTTTGTAAAAAGCATCAATATAACTTCCTTTTCTGTTTTGGTAGTCCAAATAATAAGCGTGTTCCCACAAATCAATTCCTAAAATTGGAGTTCCGGGAATCAAAGCATTTTTCATTAAAGGATTGTCCTGATTGTCTGTTGTGGTAATTTGCAATTTGCCATAACGATCAACGACCAGCCATACCCAGCCAGAACCAAATTGTTTTTCAGCCTGTGTTTTAAATTGGTTTGTCAAATTGTTGAATGAGCCAAATTCCTTATTAATCGATCCTGAAAGTGTATCTTTTGGAGTCTGCTCTTTTGGAGTAAGCACATTAAAATATAATGTATGATTATAATAACCTCCAGCATTTTGACGAAGCTTCGCATTGCTAAGATCCATTTTCTTCAGAATATCTTCGATTGGCATATTTTCATACTCAGTCGCAACGATTTCTTTGTTTAAATTATTCGTGAACGTAACATAGTGTTTAGAATAATGTGATTCTAGAGTTAGCGAACGAATATCTGGTGCTAAACCGTCATAACCAAATGACAGTTTTGTAAGTCCAAAGGAGCCCGGATCTATAGTCACCTGATCTGGAGTCCCGATAGTAATTTTTTCTTCTTTAGTTGGCAGCGGAACTTCAACAACTTCAGTAAGTTTATTACCGTCATTACAAGAAAATAATACAAAAAATGAAGCTAAAATGCCAAAACGAGTAATGTTTCTCTTCATGATTAAGTTATTTTGATGTTAGTGAATTGATGATTTCGATATAATTTTCTTTTGCTTCTTCAATAGAAATATGACTAATTTGCATCCAAGCATTTGTTTTGAAGGCGTCCCTCAAATCAAAATTTTGCGACTGATTGTAAACTGCTGTTCCAAATGTAGCTTGTTTGTAATATGCATAAAGCCTTAACTGCACATCTTGTGGCAGCGAGGCTTGAGTCATTTGCATGGCAGTTTTAACAGCCTCTGAAAAGCGTGTATCTAAATCTTTTTCAGTCATTAAGCTTTTTTAGCTATAATCGTTTTTCCGCCAATTGCTTTTTGGCCTAAAACCACATCAATTGGTGTGCCTAAAGGTAAAAATAAATCTACTCTTGAGCCAAATTTTATAAAACCAGCATCTGTTCCTTGAACAACCTGCATTCCTTCTTTTGCATAGTTTACAATTCTTCGTGCCAAAGCTCCGGCGATTTGTCTGTAAAGAACAGCTCCAAAAGTATCATTTTCGATAACTACAGTTGTTCTTTCGTTTTCTTCACTTGCTTTAGGGTGCCACGCCACCAAAAATTTCCCTGGATGGTATTTACTGAATTTTATAATTCCGTCCATTGCGTAACGTGTTACGTGTACGTTAATTGGAGACATAAAGATAGAAACCTGTAAACGTTTGTCTTTGAAATACTCGCCTTCGTAAACTTCTTCAATAACTACTACTTTTCCATCAACTGGTGCAAGAACATGATCGCTGTTGCGAATTGCAATTCTTTTAGGATTTCTAAAGAATTGTAAAATAATAATCAAAACTACTACGCCAAAAATT comes from Flavobacterium sp. KACC 22761 and encodes:
- a CDS encoding acyl-CoA-binding protein, giving the protein MTEKDLDTRFSEAVKTAMQMTQASLPQDVQLRLYAYYKQATFGTAVYNQSQNFDLRDAFKTNAWMQISHISIEEAKENYIEIINSLTSK
- a CDS encoding superoxide dismutase, giving the protein MKRNITRFGILASFFVLFSCNDGNKLTEVVEVPLPTKEEKITIGTPDQVTIDPGSFGLTKLSFGYDGLAPDIRSLTLESHYSKHYVTFTNNLNKEIVATEYENMPIEDILKKMDLSNAKLRQNAGGYYNHTLYFNVLTPKEQTPKDTLSGSINKEFGSFNNLTNQFKTQAEKQFGSGWVWLVVDRYGKLQITTTDNQDNPLMKNALIPGTPILGIDLWEHAYYLDYQNRKGSYIDAFYKHINWEKVNENYVEALKKVKKV
- a CDS encoding phosphatidylserine decarboxylase family protein, whose protein sequence is MFHKEGGPSILIGTVFAVALLLIAEKFIDITWLRMLVQIFGVVVLIIILQFFRNPKRIAIRNSDHVLAPVDGKVVVIEEVYEGEYFKDKRLQVSIFMSPINVHVTRYAMDGIIKFSKYHPGKFLVAWHPKASEENERTTVVIENDTFGAVLYRQIAGALARRIVNYAKEGMQVVQGTDAGFIKFGSRVDLFLPLGTPIDVVLGQKAIGGKTIIAKKA
- a CDS encoding glycoside hydrolase family 130 protein; translation: MKDIANRFIENPLLSPTDIPPSREGLEITCLLNPGVFLFQNKIWLAVRVAERPKQIENIISFPILTETGTIQIIEILKDHPELIATDARVINFQGVDHLTTLSHIRLLCSEDGHHFYEPENYPHLVGEGILETFGIEDCRVSFLEGKYYLTFTSVSENGVGVGLRTTTDWKVFQKHGMILPPHNKDCAIFEEKINGLFYALHRPSSVDLGGNYIWIASSPDGIHWGNHKCIIKTRKNFWDSIRVGAGAAPIKTEKGWLEIYHGANEHHLYCLGAFLMDLEDPSKVISRTEDPIMFPTTDYELSGFFGNVVFTNGHIIEPDGDTLTMYYGASDEFVCGAQFSIKEILSLLVAV